One window from the genome of Nicotiana sylvestris chromosome 9, ASM39365v2, whole genome shotgun sequence encodes:
- the LOC138877319 gene encoding uncharacterized protein, which translates to MMKDLMSRKFDFHDLATVTLIQTCSAVVMRPIAEKLSDPGSFTIPCTIDSYAFAKALCDLGASINLIALAVYKRLGIERARPTSMLLQLADRTMKRPSGILDDVLVRVEKFVFLADFVILDCRVDEEITIILGRPFLATGRALIDCETGDLKMRLNDEEIMFNVQKPIWRPSEFAICSLIKAVDVILEEEDEALNAKDPLVTCLMNLEEVDVEELVEWVLALEVQGYWKREFEFEPLHLEERKTPPATPSIVDPPQLELKSLPSHLRYAFLGPSSTLPLIISSSLLDV; encoded by the coding sequence atgatgaaggacttgatgtcacGCAAGTTCGACTTTCATGACTTGGCCACTGTTACACTAATTCAGACATGCAGTGCTGTCGTGATGAGACCCATAGCTGAAAAGTTATCTGACCCAGGGAGTTTCACAATCCCATGCACAATAGACAGCTATGCTTTTGCTAAAGCATTGTGTGATTTGGGGGCGAGCATAAACTTGATAGCCTTGGCTGTCTATAAAAGGTTAGGCATTGAAAGAGCAAGACCCACATCCATGTTACTGCAGCTAGCTGACCGAACAATGAAGAGGCCATCAGGTATACTTGATGATGTACTGGTGCGGGTTGAAAAGTTTGTGTTTTTGGCAGATTTTGTCATTCTGGACTGCCGAGTTGATGAGGAGATTACCATAATTTTAGGAAGGCCATtcttggccactgggagagctctaattgattgtgaaactggggaTCTAAAGATGAGACTGAACGATGAAGAGATAATGTTCAATGTGCAGAAGCCTATATggcgaccaagtgaatttgcTATCTGCTCTCTAATCAAAGCCGTGGATgtgattttggaggaggaagaTGAGGCTCTGAATGCAAAAGACCCTCTAGTAACCTGCTTGATGAACTTAGAAGAGGTAGATGTCGAGGAGTTGGTGGAGTGGGTTTTGGCTCTTGAAGTCCAAGGATACTGGAAAAGAGAGTTCGAATTCGAGCCTTTACACTTAGAAGAAAGAAAGACTCCTCCAGCTACGCCATCAATTGTAGATCCACCACAGTTGGAGCTAAAATCGTTACCGTCTCACCTCAGGTATGCTTTCTTAGGACCTAGTTCGACATTACCTCTTATTATCTcttctagtttgttagatgtatAG